Proteins from one Cellulosilyticum lentocellum DSM 5427 genomic window:
- a CDS encoding CarD family transcriptional regulator — MFKVGDKVFCPLRGAGIVATIEERKMLDETKEYIIIKLQSSNTTVMIPTDKVEASHFRFVSDETMTNEVLEKLADKETEIHASTVLKQRMKVNKERLMAGSLADYGEVIRELTHIQRGKALNASENAMLMEARKFLADELSLIKSISMKEATKLLDKVLA; from the coding sequence ATGTTTAAGGTTGGTGATAAAGTTTTTTGCCCTTTAAGAGGGGCGGGTATAGTTGCAACAATTGAAGAGAGAAAAATGCTAGATGAAACGAAAGAGTACATCATTATTAAGCTTCAATCTTCAAATACAACAGTTATGATTCCTACTGATAAAGTAGAAGCTTCTCATTTTAGATTCGTAAGTGATGAAACAATGACTAATGAAGTATTAGAGAAGTTAGCTGACAAAGAAACAGAGATTCATGCGTCTACTGTACTCAAGCAGAGAATGAAGGTTAATAAAGAAAGATTAATGGCAGGAAGCTTGGCTGATTATGGAGAGGTTATTAGAGAATTAACACATATTCAAAGGGGTAAGGCACTTAATGCCAGTGAAAATGCCATGCTTATGGAAGCAAGAAAATTCTTGGCAGATGAACTAAGTTTAATCAAATCTATTTCCATGAAAGAAGCAACAAAGTTATTAGATAAGGTTTTGGCATAA